From Neobacillus sp. PS2-9, the proteins below share one genomic window:
- a CDS encoding low specificity L-threonine aldolase, whose protein sequence is MYSFKNDYSEGAHPRILNALLESNLVQADGYGEDQFTQHAIELLKEKMGRTDVDIHLLSGGTQTNLTAISAFLRPHEAAMAVSSGHILGHETGAIEATGHKIISIEGVDGKLNPTHVKAVLEGHPDEHMVKPKLVYISNSTEIGSIYTKKELEQLRDFCHENNLILYMDGARLGSALCSDENDLKLSDLPELVDAFYIGGTKNGALIGEALVICRDSLKEDFRYHIKQKGALLAKGRLMGIQFLELFRNNLFFDLAMHANKLAGRLRDEISKADIPFLIHSPSNQIFPILPNSVITELEKKYAFHVWEKVDEEHSAIRLVTSWATQEDQVEEFIEDFKMVVNL, encoded by the coding sequence ATGTACAGCTTTAAGAACGACTACAGCGAAGGCGCACATCCTAGAATCTTGAATGCATTACTTGAATCCAACCTTGTCCAAGCGGATGGATACGGTGAAGACCAATTTACCCAACATGCCATAGAGTTATTGAAAGAAAAAATGGGACGGACGGATGTCGATATCCACCTTCTTTCAGGCGGGACACAAACAAATCTAACCGCTATTTCTGCTTTCTTAAGACCACACGAGGCAGCAATGGCAGTTAGTTCCGGACATATTTTAGGGCATGAAACGGGTGCCATTGAAGCAACTGGACATAAAATCATTTCAATTGAAGGGGTAGATGGAAAATTGAATCCCACCCATGTGAAGGCTGTACTCGAAGGTCATCCAGACGAGCACATGGTAAAACCAAAGCTGGTTTACATATCGAATTCCACTGAAATAGGGTCTATTTATACAAAAAAAGAACTTGAGCAGCTACGAGATTTCTGCCATGAGAACAATCTCATTTTATACATGGACGGTGCGAGACTTGGTTCTGCGCTTTGCTCTGATGAAAATGACTTGAAATTGAGCGATCTCCCTGAACTTGTTGATGCTTTTTATATTGGCGGAACTAAGAACGGTGCTCTTATTGGAGAGGCGCTTGTAATTTGCCGTGATTCACTCAAAGAGGATTTCCGCTATCACATTAAGCAAAAAGGGGCACTTCTTGCTAAAGGAAGATTAATGGGCATTCAGTTCCTTGAACTATTCCGGAATAATCTGTTTTTTGACTTAGCGATGCATGCAAATAAGCTGGCAGGAAGACTTAGAGATGAAATAAGCAAGGCAGATATTCCGTTTTTAATCCATTCTCCATCGAATCAAATTTTCCCGATTCTACCGAATTCAGTGATTACCGAATTAGAAAAGAAGTATGCTTTTCATGTGTGGGAAAAGGTTGATGAGGAGCATTCTGCCATTCGCCTAGTTACTTCTTGGGCAACACAAGAGGATCAGGTTGAAGAGTTTATTGAGGATTTTAAGATGGTAGTTAACTTGTAA
- a CDS encoding antibiotic biosynthesis monooxygenase, translated as MSGMAKTPKPPYYAVIFASQRTEGDRGYEKMAEKMVELASKQTGFLGVESARDNELGITVSYWDSLDSIKNWKENSVHKVAQERGKQEWYKNFSLRVCKVERDNFYEI; from the coding sequence ATGAGTGGAATGGCAAAAACTCCTAAACCACCCTATTATGCTGTGATATTTGCTTCACAGCGAACAGAAGGTGACAGAGGATATGAGAAAATGGCAGAAAAAATGGTAGAATTAGCCTCTAAACAGACCGGTTTCTTAGGCGTAGAAAGTGCTCGTGATAATGAATTGGGAATTACAGTCTCATACTGGGATTCCTTAGATTCAATTAAGAATTGGAAGGAAAATTCAGTTCATAAAGTGGCACAAGAACGAGGAAAGCAAGAATGGTACAAAAATTTTTCACTGAGAGTATGTAAGGTAGAAAGAGATAATTTTTATGAAATATAA
- a CDS encoding GNAT family protein, with the protein MHYKHADLIIRPIVEKDLPKLWELIYKEELPEWKKWDAPYFEHKHVPYEEFLNEKGTYIEQDSRWAIEVAGELIGTIGYYWEHKPSNWLEMGIVIYNSEFWSGGYGTQALRLLINHLFNTLPLVRVGYTTWSGNERMIKVGKRLGMTMEARIRKVRYYNGTYYDSIRMGLLREEWETNKLRN; encoded by the coding sequence GTGCACTATAAACATGCTGATTTAATTATTCGTCCAATTGTTGAAAAAGATTTGCCCAAACTATGGGAGTTGATTTATAAAGAGGAATTACCTGAATGGAAAAAATGGGATGCTCCTTACTTTGAACATAAGCATGTTCCATATGAGGAGTTTTTAAATGAAAAAGGAACTTATATCGAACAGGATAGTCGATGGGCTATTGAAGTGGCAGGTGAGCTGATCGGAACAATAGGTTATTATTGGGAGCATAAACCTTCTAATTGGCTGGAGATGGGGATTGTCATTTATAATTCGGAATTTTGGAGTGGAGGATATGGTACACAAGCACTCCGTCTTTTGATCAATCATCTATTTAATACCTTACCACTTGTTCGAGTTGGATACACTACTTGGTCAGGAAATGAACGGATGATAAAGGTGGGGAAAAGGCTCGGGATGACCATGGAAGCGAGGATAAGAAAGGTTCGTTACTATAACGGAACATATTATGATTCTATTAGAATGGGACTACTACGCGAAGAATGGGAAACAAATAAGTTACGCAACTAG
- a CDS encoding NAD(P)-dependent alcohol dehydrogenase — MKAIVTNKYGPPDVLQLTEVEKPIPKDNQVLVKIHASSLNFGNLVLLKGEPFIARFAFGLTKPKYRIPGGDISGRVEAVGKDVKQFQPGDEVFGDLSVCGWSGFAEYVAVPEHALALKPANLSFEEAAAVPMAGVTALQGLRDKGKIQSGQKVLINGASGGLGTFAVQIAKSFGAEVTGVCSTRNIDILQSIGADDVIDYTKEDVTKKTKTFDLIVGVNGHHSISDYKRLLNHNGTFVHVGGSGSQMFQAMALGPWISLTEKKKMGTFLQRANQTDLIFMKELIEEGKVKPVIDRRYKLSEVKEAFNYFAEGHAQGKVVISV; from the coding sequence ATGAAAGCTATCGTTACTAACAAATACGGTCCACCCGATGTACTTCAATTAACAGAAGTAGAAAAACCCATACCTAAAGACAATCAAGTACTGGTAAAAATTCATGCATCATCCTTGAATTTTGGTAACCTAGTTCTTTTGAAGGGAGAACCATTCATAGCCCGTTTTGCTTTCGGACTTACAAAACCAAAATACCGTATACCCGGAGGTGACATCTCAGGTCGGGTGGAAGCAGTAGGGAAGGATGTCAAACAATTTCAACCAGGCGATGAAGTGTTCGGAGACCTATCCGTGTGCGGTTGGAGTGGTTTTGCAGAATATGTAGCGGTTCCTGAACATGCATTAGCATTAAAACCTGCTAATCTATCATTTGAGGAAGCTGCCGCTGTACCAATGGCGGGGGTCACTGCTCTACAGGGGCTACGGGATAAAGGCAAAATTCAATCTGGCCAAAAGGTGTTAATCAATGGCGCATCTGGTGGTTTGGGAACTTTTGCTGTTCAAATAGCCAAGTCTTTCGGGGCTGAGGTAACAGGTGTGTGTAGTACTAGAAACATAGATATTTTACAATCCATTGGGGCCGATGATGTCATTGACTATACTAAAGAAGATGTTACGAAAAAGACGAAGACGTTTGACCTGATTGTTGGTGTTAACGGACATCACTCCATTTCAGATTACAAACGGTTGTTAAATCACAATGGAACTTTTGTTCACGTTGGTGGTTCTGGCTCTCAAATGTTCCAAGCGATGGCCTTAGGTCCTTGGATTTCTCTGACTGAAAAAAAGAAAATGGGTACATTTTTACAAAGAGCTAACCAAACGGACCTGATTTTTATGAAAGAACTAATTGAAGAGGGCAAAGTAAAACCTGTGATTGATCGACGTTACAAATTAAGTGAAGTGAAAGAAGCCTTCAACTATTTTGCAGAAGGCCATGCGCAAGGGAAAGTGGTCATTTCTGTATAA
- a CDS encoding DUF3949 domain-containing protein: MGLYATLGIIGAYLMLSLILLPVQYRYVKHLKEENKKRKELGLSQGEYYDKMSFENQELHYNAQGNILLIGANLLATLLYKWKHKKLEY, from the coding sequence ATGGGTCTTTATGCAACTTTAGGAATAATAGGTGCATACCTCATGTTATCGCTCATTCTTTTACCCGTGCAATATAGGTATGTTAAACATCTAAAAGAAGAGAATAAAAAACGAAAAGAACTTGGACTCAGCCAAGGGGAATATTATGATAAAATGAGTTTCGAAAATCAAGAGCTGCATTATAATGCACAAGGTAATATCCTATTAATCGGCGCTAACCTTTTGGCTACTCTTTTGTATAAATGGAAACATAAAAAGCTGGAATACTAA
- a CDS encoding DUF2281 domain-containing protein, translating to MLRIIEEIPDNEVIKILDFAEFLKAKKKKI from the coding sequence TTGCTTAGGATTATTGAAGAAATACCTGACAATGAAGTAATAAAAATTTTAGATTTCGCTGAGTTTTTAAAAGCAAAAAAGAAAAAAATTTAA
- a CDS encoding pentapeptide repeat-containing protein, with protein MSKQIMSKDVLNRLRPDCDNCFGLCCVALPYAKSADFAFDKDGGTPCKNLQRDYRCSIHSNLRNKGFKGCTVFECFGAGQKVSQVTFNGKDWRGNPEVAKEMFDVFPLMQQIHEMLLYLNEALDIEETRPIYEELQQAIEDTERLTNLSPNEILVLDIPSHRAVVNNLLLQTSEFVRAKVKKEKNQSSKFKKGIGLIGANLSGRDLKASNFRGALLIATNLRRADMRFSDFIGADLRDADLRGANLQGSIFLTQAQVNAAKGDQDTKLPATLTVPKHWL; from the coding sequence TTGTCAAAACAAATAATGTCCAAGGATGTTTTAAATAGATTACGACCTGACTGCGATAACTGTTTTGGTTTATGTTGCGTTGCTTTACCCTATGCCAAATCGGCTGATTTTGCCTTTGACAAGGATGGTGGGACACCTTGTAAAAACTTGCAGCGTGATTATCGTTGCAGCATACATAGTAATTTACGAAACAAGGGCTTTAAAGGGTGTACAGTATTTGAGTGCTTTGGTGCGGGCCAGAAAGTATCCCAAGTCACGTTTAATGGCAAGGATTGGCGTGGAAATCCAGAGGTAGCAAAAGAAATGTTTGATGTGTTTCCTCTCATGCAGCAGATCCATGAAATGCTGCTTTACCTAAATGAGGCACTGGACATAGAAGAAACACGTCCAATTTATGAGGAATTGCAACAAGCAATAGAGGATACCGAACGCCTAACCAATCTTAGTCCAAACGAAATCTTAGTCCTTGATATACCGAGCCATAGAGCGGTGGTAAATAACTTGTTGCTTCAAACAAGTGAATTTGTGCGAGCTAAAGTGAAAAAAGAAAAAAATCAATCTAGCAAGTTTAAAAAGGGAATCGGTTTAATCGGTGCCAATTTAAGCGGGAGAGATCTTAAAGCAAGTAATTTTAGAGGAGCACTTCTAATTGCTACTAATCTACGAAGAGCTGATATGAGATTTTCTGACTTTATTGGTGCAGATTTGAGGGATGCAGACCTCAGAGGGGCAAATTTACAAGGAAGTATATTCCTGACCCAAGCACAAGTAAATGCGGCGAAAGGTGATCAAGATACTAAGTTACCTGCTACCTTAACCGTTCCTAAGCATTGGTTATGA
- a CDS encoding D-alanyl-D-alanine carboxypeptidase family protein produces MTNIGKIVVTSLLVLMILNGMFIMKGNSAEGEIYSSPPPEIEGEYGVTIDAKTGEIIYDKNAHFKAYPASMTKVLTATILDERMKDGEWLTVSPHAANQECLCLGLRAGERMTKQDAMKALLLLSANDVAVVIAENVAGSEKGFADLMNQKVQQWNLKDTYFVTSNGLHHPNHFTTPYDMAIITKEAIKHPMVLKVMSTQTTDIKTSRQEKIIRNLVNIGAMPNVVAGKPGYTSAAQHTLVEYLKKGDMEIISVVMRSKNKRSKYNDIQTMANYSFNQIENLTHYQ; encoded by the coding sequence ATGACAAACATTGGGAAAATCGTTGTAACATCACTGTTAGTTCTTATGATATTGAATGGAATGTTCATAATGAAGGGCAATTCGGCGGAGGGTGAGATATATTCCTCACCACCTCCAGAAATTGAAGGTGAGTATGGAGTCACCATAGATGCCAAGACCGGAGAGATTATTTATGACAAAAATGCTCATTTTAAAGCGTATCCTGCAAGTATGACCAAAGTGTTAACCGCCACCATTTTAGATGAACGAATGAAGGATGGAGAATGGTTAACGGTTAGTCCGCATGCTGCAAATCAAGAATGTCTCTGTTTGGGTCTTCGAGCAGGTGAGAGAATGACGAAACAGGATGCAATGAAAGCTTTGTTATTGCTGAGTGCGAATGACGTCGCCGTTGTTATTGCTGAAAACGTCGCAGGAAGCGAGAAAGGTTTCGCAGATCTCATGAACCAAAAAGTGCAACAATGGAATCTCAAAGACACATATTTTGTCACCTCTAACGGTCTTCATCATCCTAACCATTTTACAACGCCTTATGACATGGCGATCATTACGAAAGAAGCGATTAAACACCCGATGGTACTCAAAGTCATGTCGACCCAAACCACCGACATTAAAACGAGCAGACAAGAAAAAATCATCCGGAATTTAGTCAATATTGGTGCTATGCCTAACGTAGTCGCGGGTAAACCTGGATATACAAGTGCCGCTCAACATACACTAGTGGAATATTTAAAAAAGGGAGACATGGAAATTATCTCGGTAGTCATGAGATCAAAAAACAAAAGATCAAAATACAATGATATACAAACGATGGCAAACTATTCATTTAATCAAATAGAAAATTTAACTCACTACCAATAA
- a CDS encoding GNAT family N-acetyltransferase, with product MLNIVIRRPRIEDTNELNLFFEKVIIDTFTKEGIREKFEDIEAEIESKKKYLVSDFASNGANRYFLIALHSDKIVGSIEYGPASDLICKCTKNAYKELPEVGTVFVLPEYQRMGIGRLLLNSMYSKLQNKGIEEFCLDSGYARAQHIWKKKFGEPDYLLKDYWGEGFDHMIWKIKISDIK from the coding sequence GTGTTAAACATCGTAATAAGAAGACCGAGAATAGAGGACACAAATGAGTTAAATCTATTCTTTGAAAAAGTCATAATTGATACGTTTACTAAAGAAGGTATTAGAGAGAAATTCGAGGATATCGAAGCTGAAATTGAAAGTAAGAAAAAATACTTAGTAAGTGATTTTGCTAGCAATGGTGCAAATCGATATTTTTTGATTGCGTTGCATTCCGACAAAATTGTGGGCTCCATCGAATATGGTCCTGCTAGCGATCTCATATGTAAATGTACAAAAAATGCTTATAAAGAGCTACCTGAAGTAGGGACTGTATTTGTCCTGCCAGAATATCAAAGAATGGGAATTGGAAGACTATTATTGAATTCTATGTATTCCAAATTACAAAATAAAGGTATAGAAGAATTTTGCTTAGATAGCGGATATGCACGAGCACAACATATCTGGAAAAAGAAATTTGGGGAACCTGATTACTTGTTAAAAGATTATTGGGGCGAAGGCTTTGACCACATGATTTGGAAAATTAAAATCAGCGATATAAAGTAA
- a CDS encoding glycoside hydrolase family 1 protein, with translation MNKYHFPEGFLWGGATAANQMEGGFDEGNKGLNIADVLPGGKERLNILQSPGFNFEIDREKYSYPNHEGIDFYHRYKEDIALFAEMGFKVFRMSIAWTRIFPNGNELEANEEGLAFYDRVFDELHKHGIEPVVTISHYEMPVNLVKEYGGWRNREVVTFFERYVNAIFNRYKNKVKYWMTFNEINSGLIMPIMGLGFAIHKEEDKYQPTFQAYHYQFVASAIAVKACHEIIPDAQIGCMILYAPVYSYDSNPENIMYALQEERFFNYFCADVQVRGEYPAFVKRYFKEHNIELDIREGDLELIKEGTVDYIGLSYYMSRTEKKEKSDLENAQGNLIGGVKNPFLKASDWGWEIDPVGLRIGLNQLYDRYQVPLFVVENGLGAYDKVEEDGSINDDYRIDYLRDHIRAMGESIEDGVELMGYTTWGCIDMVSMSSGEYSKRYGFIYVDKHDDGSGTLARKKKKSFFWYKNVIETNGEKL, from the coding sequence ATGAATAAATATCATTTTCCCGAAGGCTTTTTATGGGGCGGTGCAACGGCTGCCAATCAAATGGAAGGCGGATTTGATGAAGGCAATAAGGGATTAAATATTGCTGATGTTCTTCCTGGCGGAAAAGAAAGACTTAACATTCTACAGTCCCCAGGCTTTAATTTTGAAATCGATCGCGAGAAATACAGCTATCCGAACCATGAAGGAATTGACTTCTACCATCGATATAAGGAAGATATAGCTTTATTTGCAGAAATGGGTTTCAAAGTGTTCCGTATGTCTATTGCGTGGACAAGAATTTTTCCAAATGGAAATGAACTAGAAGCGAATGAAGAAGGCCTAGCATTTTATGACCGTGTCTTTGACGAATTGCACAAACATGGAATTGAGCCTGTTGTGACGATTTCTCACTATGAAATGCCTGTAAATCTGGTAAAGGAATATGGCGGCTGGAGAAATCGTGAAGTAGTTACTTTCTTTGAAAGATATGTAAATGCCATTTTTAATCGCTATAAGAACAAAGTGAAATACTGGATGACATTTAATGAAATTAATAGTGGATTAATTATGCCAATCATGGGGCTTGGCTTCGCAATTCATAAAGAAGAAGACAAATACCAGCCAACTTTCCAGGCATACCACTATCAATTCGTTGCAAGTGCGATTGCTGTAAAGGCATGTCATGAAATCATTCCAGATGCTCAAATTGGCTGTATGATTTTATATGCACCAGTTTATTCGTACGATTCCAATCCGGAAAATATCATGTATGCCCTTCAAGAAGAACGCTTTTTCAACTATTTTTGTGCGGACGTTCAGGTTCGTGGGGAATACCCTGCATTCGTAAAGCGCTATTTCAAAGAGCATAATATTGAATTAGACATTCGGGAGGGCGATCTGGAATTAATTAAGGAAGGTACTGTCGATTATATTGGACTTAGTTACTATATGTCCCGTACCGAGAAGAAAGAGAAGTCAGATTTAGAGAATGCACAAGGAAATCTTATCGGCGGAGTGAAGAATCCTTTCCTAAAGGCAAGTGATTGGGGCTGGGAAATCGACCCTGTCGGTTTGCGGATTGGATTAAACCAATTGTACGACCGCTACCAAGTACCGCTCTTCGTTGTCGAAAATGGATTAGGAGCCTATGACAAGGTGGAAGAGGATGGCTCAATCAATGATGATTATCGAATTGATTATCTTCGTGATCACATTAGAGCAATGGGTGAATCTATTGAAGATGGGGTTGAACTAATGGGCTATACAACGTGGGGATGTATTGACATGGTGAGTATGTCTTCAGGCGAGTACTCTAAACGGTATGGATTCATCTATGTTGACAAACATGATGATGGAAGCGGTACATTAGCACGGAAAAAGAAAAAGTCCTTCTTTTGGTATAAAAACGTTATTGAAACGAATGGTGAAAAACTATAA
- a CDS encoding MurR/RpiR family transcriptional regulator, with the protein MFSNEVIASFNELETSLYNYICQNGDKVAYMRIRELADETHVSTATILRFCRKVNCEGFSEFKVKLKMHVAGNKKTDIKSVHHSVVEFFERTLKGNLEEKIKMAASLVHTAENVIFIGIGSSGILAEYGARYFSSLGKFSLYIKDPHFPIHTKLRNNSVTIALSVSGENHFTVTHLNQLKQEGSKIISITNNKLSTIAKISDINIPYYVTEEFVEEANITTQVPVVYILESMAREIHKLNQ; encoded by the coding sequence ATGTTTTCAAATGAAGTTATCGCTTCTTTCAATGAATTAGAGACTTCTTTATACAATTATATTTGCCAAAATGGTGATAAAGTTGCTTATATGCGAATACGTGAGCTGGCCGATGAAACACATGTATCAACAGCAACGATTTTACGTTTTTGTAGAAAAGTAAATTGTGAGGGTTTCTCCGAATTTAAAGTGAAGCTCAAAATGCATGTAGCAGGAAATAAAAAGACGGATATAAAAAGTGTCCATCATTCAGTCGTCGAGTTTTTTGAGCGGACGCTAAAAGGTAATCTAGAAGAAAAAATCAAAATGGCTGCCAGTCTAGTTCACACAGCAGAAAATGTTATTTTTATTGGAATAGGAAGCTCAGGCATTCTTGCGGAATATGGGGCGAGGTATTTCTCGAGCTTAGGGAAGTTTTCGTTGTACATTAAAGATCCTCACTTTCCGATTCACACGAAACTACGCAATAACAGTGTGACCATTGCGTTGTCAGTCTCTGGAGAGAATCATTTCACCGTCACGCATTTAAATCAATTGAAACAAGAAGGTAGTAAAATTATCAGTATCACAAACAATAAACTCTCAACCATTGCAAAAATCTCGGATATCAATATTCCTTATTATGTAACTGAAGAATTTGTAGAAGAAGCCAATATTACGACACAAGTACCTGTTGTTTATATTCTGGAGTCTATGGCCCGTGAAATTCATAAGCTGAATCAATAA
- a CDS encoding dihydrofolate reductase family protein, producing the protein MTNNAKQRKIILDLAVTLDGFIEGKNGEVDWCIMDSDMGFTDFLNQIDTILYGRKSYDLWGQYIPKNEDSDTEKEIWKLVHSKKKYVFSKTQKETDNQAIFINDNILEEVNKLKKRSGKDIWLYGGASLITTFINLGLVDEFRLSIHPVVLGEGKPLFIDLRQRLNLKTVNTRTFSSGVVQIIYHWNGN; encoded by the coding sequence ATGACAAATAACGCAAAACAGAGAAAAATAATTTTAGATTTAGCAGTTACATTAGATGGTTTTATTGAAGGGAAAAATGGAGAAGTTGATTGGTGCATTATGGACTCTGATATGGGGTTCACTGATTTCTTAAATCAAATTGATACTATTTTATATGGTAGAAAAAGCTACGATTTATGGGGACAATATATTCCTAAAAATGAAGACTCTGATACTGAAAAGGAAATTTGGAAATTGGTTCATAGTAAAAAGAAATATGTTTTTTCCAAAACACAAAAAGAAACTGATAATCAAGCAATATTTATAAATGATAATATTCTTGAAGAAGTAAATAAATTGAAGAAAAGGTCTGGTAAAGACATCTGGCTATATGGTGGAGCAAGTCTCATTACAACTTTTATAAATTTGGGGCTTGTTGATGAATTTAGATTATCTATTCACCCTGTTGTTTTGGGTGAAGGAAAACCATTGTTTATTGATTTAAGACAGAGGTTAAATTTAAAAACGGTTAATACAAGAACA